The Flavobacterium galactosidilyticum nucleotide sequence GGCCGCTAGTAGGAACACATCACGAACATCTAAATATTCATATTCTTAACGGTTTAGGAACACGTGGGGTAATGCTTGGGCCTGCAATGGCTAAAGCATTATTTGATTATATTGAATTTCAAATTCCGTTAGATCCTGTTATTGATATAAAAAGATGCAACAAGAAAGTCCGAAAATAATTTAGTTTAAATTCGTTTTTGGATCGTAAGAGACAAACATATTGATGTAAATATTCCTCGACAACCTTAATACTATGGCAAATGAAAGTACAATCGCAGCAATAATAACAATAAATGCAACTTTAAGGCTTGCGCCAAAAATCAAAAACGAAATGATAAAAGCGGCAATTCCTATAGCAACGTTTAGTCCATAGCTAACATACATTGCGCCATAAAAAAAAGAAGGTTCAATTTGGTATCGCAAACCACAATGACTGCAGTTCTCATTCATTTTTAATATTTTATCTAAATGAAGCATGTTTTGATCGCAATACATACTCTCATTCTGACATTTAGGACAAGTTCCTGTTAAAATACTATTTAATTTGGATCCTTTTTTTAACATTTGCAAAAAATTTAATTTTTCCTTTTTAGAAGTACAAATTTACGGATTCAAAAAGGAATAAAATCACAATACATGCTTAATATACATAATTTATCTGTTTCTTTTGGCGGTACTTATTTATTTGAAGAAGTTACCTTTCGACTGGGTGCTGGAGACAGAGTTGGTCTTGTAGGAAAAAACGGTGCTGGTAAATCTACCATGCTTAAAATTTTAGCAGGAGATTTCAAACCAGATTCTGGTCAGATTGCTACAGAAAAAGAAGTTCGTATGGGTTTCCTTCGTCAAGATATCGATTTTGAACAAGGGAGAACTGTTTTAGAAGAAGCCTATGAAGCATTTACAGACATTAAAATTGTAGAAAAAAAGCTAGAGCAAATTAATCATTTATTGGTTACTCGTACTGATTATGAAAGTGAGGAGTACAGCCAGATTATAGAAGACTTATCTGATTACACGCACCGATTTGAATTACTTGGTGGTTATAATTATGTAGGTGATACTGAGAAAATTCTTCTTGGTTTAGGATTTAAGAGAGAAGTTTTTGATAATCAAACCGAAACTTTTTCTGGTGGATGGAGAATGCGTATTGAATTAGCTAAATTATTATTACAAGCTAATGACGTATTGCTGCTGGATGAGCCCACGAATCACTTGGATATCGAAAGTATCATTTGGTTAGAAAGTTTCTTGCGTAATTATGCTGGAGTAGTCGTGATCGTATCGCACGATAAAATGTTCCTCGATAATGTGACAAATAGAACTATCGAAATTTCACTTGGAAAAGCGTACGATTTTAATAAACCATATTCAGAATATTTAGAATTGCGTCATGAAATTCGTGAAAAGCAATTAGCAACGCAAAAGAATCAAGCGAAGAAAATTGAAGAGACTGAGAAGTTAATTGAAAAATTCCGTGCGAAAGCCTCTAAAGCCTCGATGGCACAATCTTTAATCAAAAAATTAGATAAAGTTGAGCGTATCGAAGTTGATGAAGATGATAATTCAGTGATGAATATTACATTTCCAGTTTCAAAAGAACCAGGAAGAGTCGTAATTGAAGCAGAAAATGTTACTAAGAGTTACGGCGATAAAACGATTTTAAAAGATATTAATCTTTTAGTAGAGCGTGGAAGTAAAATCGCTTTTGTTGGACAAAATGGTCAAGGGAAATCGACTTTTATCAAAGCGATAGTGGATGAATTTGAATACCAAGGAAATATTAAACTAGGGCATAATGTGCAATTAGGCTATTTTGCTCAAAACCAAGCGGAATATTTAGATGGTGAAATTACCTTGCTTCAAACCATGGAAGATGCAGCAGCAGATACGAATCGAATGAAAGTACGCGATATGCTAGGTTCATTTTTGTTTAGAGGTGATGATGTCGAGAAAAAGGTGAAAGTGCTTTCTGGAGGCGAAAGAAACCGTTTAGCGCTATGTAAATTGCTTTTGCAGCCCATCAACGTTTTACTGATGGATGAGCCTACTAATCACTTGGATATTAAATCTAAGAATGTTTTGAAAGCAGCTTTGCAAAAGTTCGGTGGAACCTTATTATTGGTATCTCACGATAGGGATTTCTTGCAAGGAATGTCAAACTTAGTGTATGAGTTTAAAGACCAAAAAATAAAGGAATATTTAGGAGATATCAATTATTTCTTGGAACAACGCAATATGGAGAATATGCGTGAAGTGGAGAAGAAAGATGCTCAAAAATCGGTTTCGCCAAAAGAAAGTAATAAGACTTCTTACGAAGATCAGAAAAAAGGGAAGGCTTTGCAAAACAAATTAAGTAAGGTTGAAAGTCAGATCAAGCAATTAGAAAGAGACATTCAGCATGATGATAAAATGCTAGCTTCTAATTATGACAAGCATATTGAGGATGCTAAGTTCTTCACGGCATACAACAAGAAAAAAGCAGAACTAGATAAATTACTATTGGATTGGGAAATCGTTCAAGAAGAAATTGACAATGCATAAATAAAACTTAAGAGCTCTAATTTAGGGCTCTTTTTTTATTCAATTATACCAATAGATTTGGAGTGTTCAATTGCTTCGATACTATGTTTAAAATAGCAAACTGAAACTTGTAAGGTCTCTAGATTTTGCAAAATAGCATTTACTTTTTCTTTTTGGCTTGAGCCTGTTTGTCTGATGTAAACTGCTTTTACAGTCACTGGGAAAATTTTACAAATTGCTTCGTACAAAAAAGCGTCTTGCTGCGAATCGTCGCCAAGTAGCACATATTCTAGATTAGGATAGAACTCTAATATGTGTTTGATTTTTTCAAATTTATGATTGTGGTCTCCATTGCCAGTCCAGAAAAAATCGGCCAGACTCGTTTTGATATCCTTTAAAAGTAAAACTGCTTTAGGCAGACGGTGCATTTCGGTAAATTTTGTTATGAATCGATATAAGTTCCATTCACTACTGGAGACGTAAAAAAAAGCATTAAATTCTGTTTTGTTATCTCGACCCGCAGTACTTAAAGATTGGTAGTGCGCAACAACATCATCGTAAATCTTGCGTTTATTTATATTTTTAAACAGTAATACATATAGTTTTTTTAATGGATTTCGAGTGTGCGAAACTAAAAAGGTGTCGTCTATATCAGATATAATTCCTAAGTTCCCCTTGTGTGGCCTAATGTAGCTCTCTTTTGTAACTATAACTTCATTTTTATGAACAATACTCACATTATAATCAATCCATCCATAAGTGCTGCTTTGGTCTAGAGGAACGCAAAATTTAAAATAGCCATCTTTTAAAGTTTTGGTATGAATTTTTGAATTGTCATGCTCTAAATAAACATCTGCATTTGCTTGCGTTTTTAGTTGAAACATTTTAATAACTGAAGTGGCATTTTTTAGATTCTTTTTTTGAAAATTATATTCCGTTTTCGTTGTTGGCTTAAAGACATGTCCCATGACAATTAATTCTTGTTCATTTGCGTAGCCGCGATATAATTTTAAAATTGGTTTCATATATTGTATTACTTTTGAGAGAAGTTGAATTTAGTGGTTTTAAATAATAAAATGAAATAAACTTTGAAAAAAAATAGTATTTTAGTTGTAAATCCCATTTCAGGAGGACTTAATAAGTTAGAACTTATCGAGGCTTGCACTGCTTTTGCTGTAGAAAAAAATATAAATTTGGTTATTTACGAAACATCAGGCGATTCAGATGATAAGGCTATCGAAGATTTGTATCTTGACTTAAAACCGGAGCGAATTATAGTTGCAGGTGGCGATGGTACTATAAAAATGGTTGCTGAAGCTATGGAAAATCACGATGTAATTATCGGAATTTTGCCTGCTGGTTCTGCTAATGGGTTAGCTGTCGATTTGAATTTACCACAGACCATTGCTGAAAATTTAGAAATTGCTTTTCACAATGATTTCATGGAAATGGATATGATTTCCATTAATGGAAACAAAAGCATTCATCTGAGTGATTTAGGGCTAAATGCTGAAATGATTAAGAATTACGAAAATAGTGATATACGTGGGAAGTTGGGTTATGTTTTGCAAACCGTTAATACCCTAATTGATTTAGAAGATCCTTTCGTTGCAACGATTACAGGAGATTTTCCAACGATAGAATCTGAAGCAAGAATGATTGTCATTGCTAATTCCCAGAAATACGGAACTGGAATTTCCATAAATCCAAATGGACTGATGGACGACGGAAAGTTTGAGTTGGTTATTCTAAAAAACGTGGACTTGATGGTTCTTGGTAAAATCATAACAGGCAACATGCCTTTAGACAAGAATGATGTAGGAATTATTTCGACTGATAAAGCGGTAATAACAACAAATTTTCCAGTTTGCTTTCAAATTGACGGAGAATATTGCGGAACAGAAACAAAACTTAGTATTGAAATTCTCCCCAAACAAATGAAAGTTGCAATTCCTAAGCCTTTGAGTAAAATCACTTAAAAGGATTTCGCTGCTGCCAGATGGTTTTAGGTTCTAAATACTTGAATATTATAGACATGTATGGATTTACTAACGGATTAGTATGGGATATGAGTCCATACATTTTTATTGGTTTTGCTCCAACAGAGCTTTTGATTTCCAAAGCTGTTCGTGCAAATACAATTTCCTTGAAATCTTTTTTAATAGAATAAGCAATCATGTCGTAAAGCATGTTCAAGTACAGCATGTTTTCACGTTGAATACTGTCATCATATCCTAGGAAATAGGTGTCCATTACTTCACCGTTCTTTATTAAAGTGTTGAAACCAATTAGTTTTTCGCCAATAAAGTAGCCATAGAAGAGAAATTTTTCTTTAAAGATTTCTTTAAAAATTCTAAAATGATTTTTAGGAAGGAAAAAAGTATTAAAAGGGGCATTTTTTGCTACGTGAAAATACAAATCATTAATAGTATCTTCTAATCGAATAATTTCTTCGAGATTTAGTTTCCTTTTCTCTATTCCGCTCGCTTTTTTTCGGGAACGTTTGTATTGATCTCTATATTTTTTTGAAAGAGAATCAATATAATCTTGTTCTGACTTCCAATTTTCATGGATTGAAAAAACCATATTGGGTTGCGTTGAAAACTGATAATACTTTTTGAAAGCAGGTGTTTCAAAATGTTTAATTTCCTCGCTACTAAAATCTTTGTAGGTCGTTATGTGGATTGTAATTCCTTTCGATTTAAATATTTTTTTCAACTGATTTGTCGCGTCATATAAGGCCTGAGTGGCTTTCTTTTTATCAATTGAATTTGCAAAAGCATAAGCATTTTGACCTGTCAGCATATTGTTTCCGATGATTAAAACATGGGAAGCAAAGTTTCTAAAAACGATATTCCGAATCGCAGTTTTAACACATTTATCTCGGTCTCCGAATGATTCTAATTTGTTCAAATTTAGAAATTGAGAAACAGCAATACCAACTAATATTTCATTATCGAAAATGCCAATATAATTACAAAGCATGTTCTCAGGAGATGATTGCTCTAAAACCTCAAGATAACTTTTAGATAAAAAAACGGTTGAAACTGCTAAATTATCCCAGTAAGGAGGAAGCTCAGCGGTAGAATTATAAATGGTAAAAGAATAAAATGAATTCAAATTTCAGAATGATATTTTTTTTAAAATAATCAATAAAATTAAAGTGTTTTTAAAGATCTCGAAATTAACTAACTTTATGGAAATAAAATATAGAAATCATGAAAAAATATTCTGAAGAAAACATCAAGTCTGAATTGAAAGAACTTAACGAGTGGAGATTTATCGACAATAAACTTGAGAAGAAATTTAAATTTTTAGATTTTTCAGAAGCATTGGGGTTTATTGTTAGAGTAGGATTATTGGCCGAAAAAAATAATCATCATCCAGAGTTGTTCAATGTTTATAATAGAGTTATAATTCGCTTGACTACTCATGATGCTGATGGTGTTACTGATAAAGATATTGATTTAGCTCAAGACATAGAGAAGATAGTAGGAAAATAGTGTCTGAAGGATAGGTAAAACAATCAATTTGCAGAGGTAACAATTTGATTTTTGTATTTAAGATGTAGGAATTTCAATTTTATACTAGCTTGTAAACAGTAGTGATTATTTTTTTTAAAAGTGAATGTGAGGAGATCAAATAATTTATTTTCAATTAAGAAGTAATTTTAAAGTAAGTTATTTCTGTTAAATAAAATATAATTATGTTGTTTGACGATTTTATTTGCTCATAAAAGAGAATATAAGTAGTTTAGAGGTAAGAAAGTAAAACTCTAAATTATGAAAAAGTTATCTACTGCATTTTTAACTATCTTATTTTCCATTTCGATGCTTGCAAATGTTTCTGAAATAGAAAAAGATGCATTGGTGAAATTGTTTGAATCAACGAATGGTAAACAATGGAATGTTAAATGGGATTTATCCACATCCGTTGCGACATGGTATGGTGTTAAAGTTGAGGATGATAAGGTAGTTTCTGTTCATTTGCAAAATAATAATCTAGTGGGTGAAATCCCTGCTGAAATAGTAAATTTAAAAAATCTTCGAGAATTAGATTTACACAAAAATCAAATATCAGGCATAATCCCAACTAACATTGGTTACTTAAGGGAATTGAAAGTTTTAAACCTGTCCTTCAATAGATTGTCAGGAGTAATTCCCGCTTCTGTTTGTGAAATGACAAATTTGAAGAACTTAGAATTGTATATGAATTCACTTTCAGGTGAGTTGCCGATGCAAATAGGTGCTTTAAAACATTTAGAAACATTATCATTGTTCAATAACGAAATAGAAGGTAGGATTCCAAATTCGCTTTATGAAATTACAACAATAAAAATACTATTGTTGAATAGTAACAAACTTGTAGGTGAATTAAGTAAGGATGTAAAGAAATTGACATCACTTGAGAATTTAAGTTTGTTCGATAATAAAATGAATGGTGCTGTTCCGATGGAATTAGAGCGATTAAATAGTTTAAAAGAAATGAATATTTCTTATAATAAATTTAATGGTTTTGTCTCTAGAGATTTAGCTATTTTGGATACTTTGAATATGACAATGTTGAATGATGAAGGGTTAGCAGTGCTTTTAGATGTAAAAGCGGATAGAAATACAGCTATTGCTTCAGAAGATTAATTTTTTTTTCGTAATTGGTTAAAACCTGTTTGGCTTGTTGCTAAGCAGGTTTTTTTGTGTCTTACAATGAAATACTCTATTTTAAGAGGGAAAAACCTGTAGATCTCTGAAGCTTTTCTAGTACGGGAAGCGATGAAATGTCTAACCCATTTTTTGAGGATTATTATCCTATTTATACATATTCAAATCTAGATTGAGAATAGTGCCTACTCTGCTAAACTCTTCATTAATCTTTGCATTCAAGATTATTTGCTCGTTTTTTATTGGATGATTAAAAATTAACTGGTGTGCATGAAGCATCATTCCTTTCAGATCATGATTTTCTAGCCATAATTTATTTTGTTTGTTACAACCATGTGGACGACTTCCTAAAATGGGATGAAAAATATGTTTGAAATGTTTTCGTAATTGATGCATGCGTCCAGTTTCAGGAATCGCTTCGACCAAACAATATCGTGATGTGGGCTTATTATTAAATTCTAACGCAATTTCGGTATTTTGCAAACGATGAAAGTAAGTTATTGCATTTTGTTTTATATCATCATCATTGGTTAAATCATAATCTATCGTTAGTTCATCGGGTGACCAACCACGTAAAATTGCCAAATATTTTTTTTCGACTTCGCGTGTGGCAAAACGATCATTCATAATTTTTAGAACCTCTTTGTTTAATGCAAATAACAAGACACCTGATGTTTTGCGGTCTAACCGATGAATAGGGTAAACATGTTGTCCTCCTATTTGATTTCGCAGTTCTTGTATAGCATACACTTTTGCGTCCCGCGCATAAAATGATTTGTGAACCAATAATCCACTAGGTTTATTGATTGCTATAATATATTCGTCTTGATAAAGAATTTCTAACATTTGGCAAAAATAAAAGAGATTTTGTTTACAATCATTCGTGTGACTTATTTATTTTTATTGTTATATGGGAGTTGTGTCAGATTGCTATGTGAATATCTTTTGATTTTGTGCAGAGAATCTTTAAATGGTTAGTAAAAAAATATATTCATTGGATCATGTTTATATGTTTTTGAAAGTAAATAAATGAAAAAAGGCTTCTTACGTATCCTAAATACTTTATGATCATTCATAAAATCTTCTAGTTTTTATATTATTTTATAGTGGTTTTTAATTCAAGTAAATTTTGACTCCAATCTCAATCTTTGTTTAAGATTAAAATAGCGTTGATGGTATTTTTGAATATCAACTTCAATTTTCGCAAAAGAGATTCAATATGTAATTTTTAGGTTGCTGGGAATTATGTAACTTATAGTTGAAATTAAATAGTTTATAATCTATTCTGCTTTGTACCTTTAATTATCATATAAGTGAAACATTATTAATTATAAAGAAAAATAGTTATGGCAGAAATTAAAATAGAAAAAAAGAAGCCAATATGGCCATGGATTATTGCAATATTGGTACTAGCAGCACTTATTTATTTCATCTTTTTCAAAGACAATGGAGTGCAAGTACAAAACACAACAGTGATCGAAAATAGTACAAGTGTGGATACTACTGCAAATTAATTATTAAAGTTGCGGTAATAACTACACTCTTTTATGTGAATTCTTTAAAAAGATTTAGAAAATAAATAAATTGATACTACTAAAATAATAGAACGTATGGAAAATGACAATAGAAATTTATACCGACTAGATGAACTTTCTGATTATAAAGTGTCCTCAGACTATTCGGACGTAAGAGGTTGGAAAATTGTAGATGCAGAGAACCGAACTATAGGTAAAGTCGACAATCTATGGGTAAATAAAGATATGCAACGCGTAGTTTATTTAGATGTCAATGTCGATAAAGGATTAATAGAAGAAAGCAAAAATGAGGTTCATGAGGCTATAACAAACGAAAGTGTAAATGAGTTTATGTACAAGGATGGAGACAGCCATATTATTATACCGATTGGATCTGTGACCATAAATAAAGACACAAAAATAGTTATGGCTAATAGTATAGATTATAATACTTTTAGAAAAACAACACGATATAATCGAGAGCAAAATTTTGACAGGAATTATGAGAAAAAAGTATTTGATTCTTATTATCCGAATCATGAATCAAACGAGGTTTCTGACAGCGATAATGACGATTTTTATAACCGCAGAGAATTTGATGGGCACTAATTATTCTTCTTTTTTAGCAGTAAACCAATATGCTTTCAAATTTATTAAAAAAGGTCAAACATTTAAGAATGTTTGGCCTTTTTTTGGTTTCATAACAAATTGCATGATGTTTAAAACAACTAAATGTCTATTAATACTGTGTGAAGATGTCCTAATTCCATAATTGCAATCATAATCATTTATGCTTATCAAAAAGTATATACAAACAAAAAAAGCTCCAGATTTCTGTGAAGCTCCTCAAGTAGTCCGCCGCGGCGGAGACTCGAACCTGAGTCCGCCGCGGCGGATATGAGCTCTCCTAACTATTATTTTTGAATAAAATTTTGATGAACTTTCTTCCACTTCCTGTTTTTAGGAATTTTTCTCTTTTCATTGCTTCGGATTTTAAATCAAAAAATTCGACATGAATCACTTTCCAAGGTCTAAATTTTAAAGTATAACCTTTGATTCCAAGTTCATTGTGAGATTTGAAACGCTCTATTAGATTAGAGGTAAATCCAGTATAGTTTTTGTCAAATTTTTCAGAATATAAAATGTAAACTACCAATTCTTCCATTATAAAAAGCTTTAAAATGAAAAAACCATTAACGAAAGTTAATGGTTTTTTAGTAGCGGGAACAGGACTCGAACCTGTGACCTTCGGGTTATGAGCCCGACGAGCTGCCTACTGCTCTATCCCGCGCTATGTGTTTTGCAATCTTGGTTGAACTTGTGTCCGCCTTGGCGGATATGAGCCCGAATAGCTGCCTACTGCTCTATCCCGCGATGTGCGTTTTGTAATCTCAATAAGGCTACTTAGTAGCGGGAACAGGACTCGAACCTGTGACCTTCGGGTTATGAGCCCGACGAGCTGCCTACTGCTCTATCCCGCGTTGTTTCGGGTGCAAATGTACAACTAAATTTAAGAAAGTCAAACATAAATTTAAAAAAATGTTTTATTTCATCTATTGACTTGATATAACTACCTTTGCAAAATAAATTATATTAAAATGTCACATAAAGCAGGTTTTGTAAATATCATAGGAAATCCAAACGTTGGGAAGTCCACCTTAATGAATGCATTCGTGGGAGAAAGATTGTCTATCATTACATCTAAAGCGCAAACAACACGTCATAGAATTCTTGGAATTGTAAACGGAGAAGATTTTCAATTAATCCTTTCGGATACTCCGGGAATCATCAAGCCAGCATACGAAATGCAAGCATCGATGATGAACTTCGTTAAGTCTGCCTTTGAAGATGCTGATATCTTGATTTACATGGTTGAAATTGGTGAGCAGGATTTGAAAGATGAAGCTTTTTTTAATAAAATCATTCATGCTAAAATTCCTGTCCTTTTATTATTGAATAAAATTGACAATTCTAATCAAGAACAATTAGAAGAGCAAGTGGCTTTCTGGACTGCTAAAGTTCCAAATGCTGAAATTTTCCCAATATCAGCTTTGCAAAATTTTAATGTTCCTGAAGTTTTTGGAAGAATTATAGAATTGTTGCCAGAATCTCCACCTTATTATCCAAAAGATCAACTGACTGACAAACCGGAACGGTTCTTTGTAAATGAAACCATACGTGAAAAAATATTGTTGAATTACAGTAAGGAAATTCCTTATGCGGTAGAAATCGTTACTGAAGAATTTTTCGAGACGGATGATATTATCAGAATCCGCTCGCTGATTATGGTAGAAAGAGATACTCAAAAAGGAATTATAATAGGCCACAAAGGAGCGGCGCTTAAGAAAGTAGGAATGGAAGCTCGTGTTGATTTAGAGAAATTCTTTGGTAAGCAAATACATATTGAACTATACGTGAAGGTCAACAAAAACTGGAGAAGTAATGCTAATATGTTAAAAAGGTTTGGTTACAATCAGTAATTTAGTGTTCAGTGTTCAGCTTATTAGTGTTCAGTAAAAAGTAGCTGGCTGTAAAATATATAAAATCAGTATAAGAGTTTTTCTCTAATGCTGATTTTTTTTTTTAGCCCAGATCGAAATGAAAACCCCGCAGTGAAAAAAGGTATTGTTGCTGTGGTTGCAGAGCGACCGGAGGAAGCTCCTGCAAGCGCATTGCAACAACTCCTTTATGAACGAGGAGTTGCAATGGAGTGCTGGATTAGCTCTTTATAATTATGACTCGAGAATTTCTAAGAATACTTTTTCGAGCTCGTGTGTTTGATTGTTTCCATTGCTTCGGATTTGTTTTGCAATAAAATAAAGTAGGAACCAAAAGATGACCATTAGCACAAGTACAACTAAATCCAAAGTGTAACTTTTGTTTAAAACAGAGTTGGAGTAGGCAATGCCGCTGAAAATCAAAAATACTCCTGCAATGATAAAATGTAGAAACATAAAGAATGTCCATAAGGTGGGATCTGGACCAAATAGACCTCGAATGTGTGTTTCGTTTTCACTTTTAGCTTCTAGTTCTAAATGTAAATGGGGCGAATAATAGGATTTTTTGTCGCCTTTTATATTTATCCAAATATGAGTTCCTCTTGTTTTTACGGCATAATCAGTTGGATTTGATTTTGCAAAATCTGCGAATTTTTGACTTAAAATAGAGGTGTTTATCATCACATCTTTGTAAAACCGTAAGCGAAGTCGCAGTTCATTATTAGTATCCATAAAATTAAAATTGGTTAGTCCGCGCTAATATATCAAAAAAATTGATAGTCAATCGATTTAACACTACCTTTGCAAAATATTTGAATAAATACTTATGAATAACATTGTTGCGATAGTAGGAAGACCTAATGTGGGGAAATCAACCCTTTTTAACAGGCTGATACAAAGAAGAGAAGCTATTGTAGATTCAGTTTCTGGAGTTACCAGAGATAGAAACTATGGTAAAAGCGAGTGGAACGGAAAAGAGTTTTCTGTGATTGATACGGGAGGTTATGTACGTGGTTCTGATGACGTTTTTGAAGGAGAAATCCGCAAACAAGTAGAATTAGCCATTGACGAAGCCGACGTAATTATATTTGTAGTTGATGTTGAAGAAGGAATAACACCAATGGATGATGTTGTTGCCCGATTGTTACGCAAAGTGACTAAGCCAGTTCTTTTAGCTGTAAACAAGGTAGATAATGCCATGCGCGAGAAAAATGCTATTGAATTTTACAACCTTGGTTTAGGAGAATATTATACGTTTGCAAGTATATCTGGAAGTGGAACAGGTGATTTATTGGACGCATTGATTGATGCTTTCCCCGTAAAACCAGAACCGGTTCAAGAAGAAGTAGTTTTGCCACGTTTTGCAGTTGTAGGTCGTCCTAATGCTGGGAAATCTAGCTTTATAAATGCGTTGATTGGTAAAGAACGTTTTATGGTAACGGATATTGCGGGTACAACTCGTGATGCTATTGATACAAAATTTGACCGTTTTGGTTTTGAATTTAACTTGGTTGATACTGCGGGAATTCGTCGTAAAGCTAAAGTTAAGGAAGATTTAGAATTTTATTCGGTTATGAGATCGGTTCGTGCGATTGAGCATGCTGATATTTGTATCTTGATTATTGATGCTACTCGTGGTTTTGAAGGTCAAGATCAAAGTATTTTTTGGTTGGCTGAAAAGAACAGAAAAGGAGTTGTCATTCTTGTAAACAAATGGGATTTAGTTGAAAAAGAAACTATGTCTACACGTGATTACGAAGATAAGATTAAAGAAGAGTTAATGCCATTTACGGATGTGCCTATTCTTTTTGTTTCTGCTTTAACAAAACAACGTTTATTGAAAGCATTAGAAGCAACAGTAAAAGTGTATGAAAATAGACAACAACGTATTGCTACTTCAAAAT carries:
- the era gene encoding GTPase Era, giving the protein MSHKAGFVNIIGNPNVGKSTLMNAFVGERLSIITSKAQTTRHRILGIVNGEDFQLILSDTPGIIKPAYEMQASMMNFVKSAFEDADILIYMVEIGEQDLKDEAFFNKIIHAKIPVLLLLNKIDNSNQEQLEEQVAFWTAKVPNAEIFPISALQNFNVPEVFGRIIELLPESPPYYPKDQLTDKPERFFVNETIREKILLNYSKEIPYAVEIVTEEFFETDDIIRIRSLIMVERDTQKGIIIGHKGAALKKVGMEARVDLEKFFGKQIHIELYVKVNKNWRSNANMLKRFGYNQ
- a CDS encoding GIY-YIG nuclease family protein, whose product is MEELVVYILYSEKFDKNYTGFTSNLIERFKSHNELGIKGYTLKFRPWKVIHVEFFDLKSEAMKREKFLKTGSGRKFIKILFKNNS
- the der gene encoding ribosome biogenesis GTPase Der; amino-acid sequence: MNNIVAIVGRPNVGKSTLFNRLIQRREAIVDSVSGVTRDRNYGKSEWNGKEFSVIDTGGYVRGSDDVFEGEIRKQVELAIDEADVIIFVVDVEEGITPMDDVVARLLRKVTKPVLLAVNKVDNAMREKNAIEFYNLGLGEYYTFASISGSGTGDLLDALIDAFPVKPEPVQEEVVLPRFAVVGRPNAGKSSFINALIGKERFMVTDIAGTTRDAIDTKFDRFGFEFNLVDTAGIRRKAKVKEDLEFYSVMRSVRAIEHADICILIIDATRGFEGQDQSIFWLAEKNRKGVVILVNKWDLVEKETMSTRDYEDKIKEELMPFTDVPILFVSALTKQRLLKALEATVKVYENRQQRIATSKFNEFMLKVIEAYPPPATKGKYVKIKYCMQLPTQTPQFVFFANMPQYVKEPYKRYLENKIRENWDFSGVPIDIYIREK
- a CDS encoding PRC-barrel domain-containing protein, which encodes MENDNRNLYRLDELSDYKVSSDYSDVRGWKIVDAENRTIGKVDNLWVNKDMQRVVYLDVNVDKGLIEESKNEVHEAITNESVNEFMYKDGDSHIIIPIGSVTINKDTKIVMANSIDYNTFRKTTRYNREQNFDRNYEKKVFDSYYPNHESNEVSDSDNDDFYNRREFDGH